One window of Thermocoleostomius sinensis A174 genomic DNA carries:
- a CDS encoding L,D-transpeptidase produces the protein MKRRIHSRSWINPWSARMLLSLCLSLSITVGEAIVVPVEAQTWIAQRMTELQYTNTRWIEINVSTQRLIAWEGRTPVYAIIVSTGTDDHPTLVGSFTVQSKHRTARMQGDDYDVPDVPFVMYYDGNYGIHGAYWHRSFGTPVSHGCVNVAVDHAEWLFNWATIGTPVVVHY, from the coding sequence ATGAAACGCCGAATCCATTCTCGTTCGTGGATCAATCCTTGGAGTGCGAGGATGTTATTAAGTTTGTGCTTGAGTTTATCAATTACAGTTGGGGAGGCGATCGTTGTACCTGTCGAGGCACAAACTTGGATTGCTCAACGCATGACGGAGCTACAGTACACAAACACTCGCTGGATCGAGATCAACGTGTCTACTCAGCGCTTAATTGCTTGGGAAGGAAGAACACCAGTATATGCCATTATTGTTTCTACCGGAACAGACGACCATCCCACTTTAGTTGGCTCATTTACAGTGCAATCAAAACATCGCACAGCACGGATGCAAGGGGATGATTATGATGTTCCTGATGTTCCGTTTGTGATGTACTATGACGGTAATTATGGTATTCATGGAGCATACTGGCATCGTTCATTTGGCACACCAGTTAGTCATGGTTGCGTCAATGTTGCCGTAGATCATGCTGAATGGCTATTCAATTGGGCGACGATCGGCACTCCAGTTGTAGTGCATTATTGA
- a CDS encoding catalase family protein, with amino-acid sequence MKTKFKGQPPVDNNGAADGIIDRIVELSEVRVEQGQRDQHPKQHGCVWAEFTILKHLPKKLKVGVFAAPHTFPAWIRFSNGQAQNDSKGDLVYGMAIKLMGVKGKKVLEGEEQAETQDFVLSTLPAFFVNDAEDYVELLEKRRANNSESMAFAQFLVPSWSPLQWRWREAQILLPAGLKKFFGKPASPLEIPYWSGTPYRLGSQAIKFFVKPAIENHGTQSSKKDSDYLSKAMVNHLTYRSAEFDFYVQLQNEINPNRTPVDDPRIVWKNAETYRVARIRIPAQIFDLPEQREFGENLSFTPWHCLPEHEPLGDINQVRKDTYQHTSKRRHVQRNLLPQEPTPDAFTPQLLDSVMLSDRSVQQYPLTVVVKIRTDRKADLEAILESRIKTINYKSIQERLLWLYWYQKLIKEVDKREEFNPWMILRACYLAFIIIEDNEIRSRFRDSNLTHFSRFVILEDQGTLKGLEPHLYFSTNYDGAFEDYIQELIALMGDKLDKIFECCEGYTVGWALNPARLTRFIRSHSFQPENVFYNAYQFTQSKYGLSVAAIRQNAEIYAILKRLLQYFDSLGFKLSLLDFYSISLPASLPAPSIWSTIIETVKKLVEKRSDSLLGVGSKLLQFLLGINSNRPPDLVKIVELNEQFDLPGFKRNLKTLTALEDKITQNQITVLTPLKTWRLPYGIEVDWFYRIALTIVLFLLKRGAPNGLPKLGTIHLARWVIVDLETQVNKRRRKASYLLFESNYDEAWDAYIDDFVRYTRDGMNVIWGPCVGFPETGADDIEWFKYYIRQHQFPAQMFYSAHPNLSIGQIQRDRKIGERAIQLLNFLQHAEVQRFLTNL; translated from the coding sequence GTGAAAACCAAATTCAAGGGTCAGCCTCCAGTTGATAACAACGGAGCAGCGGACGGAATTATTGATAGGATTGTTGAACTCAGCGAAGTTAGGGTAGAACAAGGACAACGTGATCAACACCCGAAGCAGCACGGCTGTGTTTGGGCGGAATTCACCATATTAAAGCACCTGCCCAAGAAACTCAAAGTTGGAGTGTTTGCAGCACCCCATACTTTTCCAGCTTGGATTCGCTTCTCGAATGGTCAAGCTCAGAATGACTCTAAGGGAGATTTGGTCTACGGCATGGCCATCAAACTTATGGGAGTGAAGGGCAAGAAAGTTCTAGAAGGTGAAGAGCAAGCGGAAACTCAAGACTTTGTGTTATCTACACTACCTGCTTTTTTTGTTAACGATGCAGAGGATTATGTCGAGTTGCTTGAGAAGCGTAGAGCGAATAATAGTGAATCGATGGCATTTGCTCAGTTTCTTGTTCCTAGTTGGAGTCCACTGCAATGGCGCTGGCGCGAGGCTCAGATTCTATTACCCGCAGGGTTGAAGAAATTTTTTGGAAAACCAGCGAGTCCTCTAGAAATTCCTTATTGGAGTGGAACGCCCTATCGTTTGGGATCTCAAGCGATTAAATTTTTTGTCAAACCTGCAATCGAGAACCACGGAACTCAATCATCGAAGAAAGACTCCGATTACTTGAGCAAAGCGATGGTCAACCATTTGACGTATCGATCGGCTGAGTTTGACTTTTATGTGCAGCTACAAAATGAAATAAATCCCAACCGCACGCCTGTAGATGATCCAAGGATTGTGTGGAAAAACGCTGAGACGTATCGCGTCGCAAGGATACGCATTCCAGCACAGATATTTGACCTTCCAGAGCAAAGAGAATTCGGTGAGAATTTGTCTTTTACACCTTGGCACTGCTTGCCAGAGCATGAACCACTTGGTGATATTAATCAAGTACGTAAGGATACTTATCAACATACTTCAAAACGTAGGCATGTCCAAAGGAACCTATTGCCTCAAGAACCGACTCCGGATGCTTTTACTCCTCAACTACTAGATTCAGTCATGCTGAGCGATCGTTCTGTGCAACAATACCCCTTGACAGTTGTTGTTAAAATTCGAACTGATCGTAAAGCTGATCTTGAAGCGATTTTAGAAAGCCGAATCAAAACTATCAACTACAAGTCTATTCAGGAACGACTGCTTTGGTTGTACTGGTATCAGAAGTTAATCAAAGAAGTCGATAAAAGAGAAGAATTTAATCCTTGGATGATTCTGCGAGCGTGTTATTTAGCGTTTATCATCATTGAAGACAATGAAATTCGATCGCGATTTAGAGACTCGAATTTGACTCATTTTTCTCGATTTGTAATTTTAGAAGACCAAGGAACGTTGAAGGGATTAGAGCCACATCTGTACTTCAGTACCAACTATGATGGCGCGTTTGAAGACTATATTCAAGAACTAATTGCCCTAATGGGCGATAAGCTCGACAAGATTTTCGAGTGTTGCGAAGGCTACACTGTAGGGTGGGCATTGAACCCCGCTCGATTAACTCGCTTCATTCGCTCGCATTCATTTCAACCGGAAAACGTGTTTTACAATGCTTATCAATTCACCCAGTCCAAATATGGTCTATCCGTTGCAGCGATACGCCAGAACGCTGAAATTTATGCCATACTAAAACGGCTTTTACAGTACTTTGACAGTCTAGGTTTTAAGCTGAGTTTACTAGATTTTTATAGTATTTCCTTACCTGCCAGCTTGCCAGCACCAAGCATCTGGTCAACCATAATAGAAACAGTCAAAAAGTTAGTGGAGAAAAGGAGTGATTCCTTATTAGGTGTTGGTTCCAAGCTGCTGCAATTTCTTCTAGGAATTAACTCTAATCGACCCCCTGATCTTGTCAAAATTGTAGAACTCAATGAACAGTTTGACTTACCAGGATTTAAAAGAAACTTGAAGACACTTACCGCTTTAGAAGACAAGATTACACAAAATCAAATAACAGTACTAACTCCACTAAAAACCTGGAGGTTACCCTATGGAATCGAAGTCGATTGGTTTTATCGGATTGCGTTGACAATTGTTTTGTTTTTGCTAAAACGGGGTGCTCCTAATGGGCTTCCCAAACTAGGTACAATCCATTTAGCACGGTGGGTAATTGTAGATTTAGAAACACAGGTGAACAAGCGTCGTCGCAAGGCTTCCTATTTGCTGTTTGAAAGCAACTACGATGAAGCTTGGGATGCTTATATTGATGATTTTGTTAGGTATACAAGAGACGGAATGAATGTGATTTGGGGACCCTGTGTTGGATTTCCTGAAACGGGTGCTGACGATATTGAGTGGTTTAAATATTACATCCGTCAGCATCAATTTCCGGCTCAAATGTTTTATAGTGCTCATCCAAATCTATCGATTGGGCAAATTCAACGCGATCGAAAAATTGGCGAACGAGCAATACAACTGCTCAATTTTCTGCAACACGCAGAAGTGCAAAGATTTCTTACAAACCTATAA
- a CDS encoding Dyp-type peroxidase: MNLQDKDQPLQQSINLETGDIQGIIISGFKYLPFSRYLFLQIDNPVQARTWLKKICPAITTAKIEQTRARRDPAINIAFTHVGLKQLGLSNEALNTFPQEFIEGMAAPYRSRQLGDVEKSKPEEWEKPWRREWTKTLNPEDYQVAEQRIHILLIIQAADHYQLEKCCEVYLKQFDDSKKSDLSQAGRIIYKQDGYQYKPSECGQNKPDRYFKEHFGFRDSISQPAIEGSGKLLAPGQDCIKAGEFILGYPNALSTNTKIHLPPTPIVKTDFNHLKVLRGSLRDFGRNGSYLVFRKLRQDVELFHKYFDLFEKEEKELMKAKLVGRWPSGVPLSLSPDRDPLADANGDAKLIEEWEAKLNDFSYRDKDASGYGCPLGAHIRRVNPRDSLGNEPEESIKTSKLHRIIRRGALYEDTEGREKGLLFICINANIRRQFEFIQQSWVQSSNFNGLYGEIDPLIGKDPKEARREMTLQQEPIRQSLQNLPTFVTVRAGGYFFLPSISALHFLAEFSIGNE; this comes from the coding sequence ATGAATTTGCAAGACAAAGATCAGCCGTTACAGCAATCAATCAACCTAGAAACTGGAGATATTCAAGGAATTATTATTAGTGGCTTTAAGTATTTGCCATTCTCTCGCTATCTGTTTTTACAGATCGATAATCCGGTACAAGCAAGAACCTGGTTGAAGAAAATTTGTCCCGCTATCACTACAGCAAAAATAGAACAAACTCGCGCTCGTCGTGACCCTGCTATTAATATTGCCTTTACGCATGTAGGGTTAAAACAGTTGGGACTGTCAAATGAGGCATTAAATACCTTCCCACAAGAATTTATTGAAGGAATGGCAGCACCGTATCGATCACGGCAGTTAGGAGACGTAGAAAAGAGTAAGCCAGAAGAGTGGGAAAAGCCTTGGCGCAGAGAGTGGACTAAAACTTTAAACCCAGAGGACTATCAAGTTGCAGAACAACGAATTCATATCTTGCTCATTATCCAAGCAGCAGATCATTATCAGCTAGAAAAGTGTTGCGAAGTTTACTTGAAGCAATTTGACGACTCAAAGAAATCAGATTTGAGTCAGGCTGGGCGAATTATTTATAAGCAAGATGGCTATCAGTATAAACCTAGCGAATGTGGGCAGAATAAACCCGATCGCTACTTCAAAGAACATTTCGGATTTCGTGATAGCATCTCACAACCTGCGATTGAAGGAAGCGGCAAGCTGCTAGCTCCGGGACAAGACTGTATCAAGGCAGGAGAATTCATTCTAGGTTATCCCAATGCATTAAGTACTAACACTAAGATTCATTTACCACCTACACCAATAGTTAAAACAGATTTCAATCATCTGAAAGTTTTGAGAGGTTCTCTCAGAGATTTTGGGCGTAACGGCAGTTACTTGGTATTTCGTAAACTGCGTCAAGATGTGGAGTTATTTCACAAGTATTTTGACCTGTTTGAAAAAGAAGAAAAGGAGTTGATGAAAGCTAAACTTGTAGGGCGATGGCCGAGTGGTGTACCCCTTAGCTTGTCGCCCGATCGCGATCCACTAGCAGATGCAAACGGTGACGCAAAACTGATCGAGGAATGGGAGGCAAAGCTCAACGATTTTTCCTACCGAGACAAAGATGCTTCTGGCTATGGATGTCCACTGGGTGCTCACATCCGTCGAGTCAATCCACGTGATTCGTTGGGAAATGAACCTGAAGAGTCAATCAAAACGTCGAAGCTCCATCGAATTATTCGCCGTGGCGCACTTTATGAAGATACAGAAGGTAGAGAAAAGGGGCTATTGTTTATCTGCATCAATGCCAACATTCGTCGTCAGTTTGAATTTATCCAACAGAGTTGGGTACAAAGTTCTAACTTCAATGGGTTATACGGAGAGATTGATCCCCTAATTGGTAAAGATCCCAAAGAAGCACGACGAGAGATGACGCTTCAGCAAGAACCAATTCGGCAATCTTTGCAAAATCTCCCCACTTTCGTCACAGTCAGAGCAGGCGGATACTTCTTCTTGCCAAGTATTTCAGCGCTACATTTCTTAGCAGAATTTAGTATAGGCAATGAGTAA
- a CDS encoding WD40 domain-containing protein: MSRSLRVDQVHIGTVKAAVRARFHTQRELSEELGVALATVSNFLNGKPVDRAIFEELCTRLLLHWKDVAAPLEESSPPPAMPVTNVDRPATQQDWGEAPEVSTFYGRMDELATLTQWITVDRCRLIVILGMGGMGKTTLAVKLAEQIQGEFEYVIWRSLLNAPPIEELLQELIQFLSNQQEIHLPDTLEGRLSRLIQYLNQHRCLVLLDNFESTLQSGTCAGHYNSEYEGYGRLLQRMSESSHQSCVLLTSREKPKDVSFLEGIDAPVRSLQLKGLTQSEGWEIFKSKGCYGADDRELQEVFEHYAGNPLALRIVASGIQELAEGDIAELLPYLRQGEFQFGDINDLLKRQFERLSLAEQQVMYWLAINREPVTLAELEADIVSDLVRRQLLDAVQSLIRRCLVERTTKQLSLQPVVMEYITYQLIAGVCNEVVKRQQTLLRHYALLKAQSKDYIRQAQIRLIIQPILTELTMKLGSMQAIEQQFKDLLVMLRQEAPLQPGYVGGNVLNLLGELNADLSGLDCSSLCIWQAYLIDKTLHQVNFANADFSKSVFADALSATLGLAFSPDGQFFAAGNSDGLVRVWRTTDGQKHLTLVGHHSWVTSVSFSPNGQLLASSSFDHTVKLWNLTTGQCLRTLSGHTNWVWYGCFSPDGQTLVSSSADCTVRLWNAKTGECLRVLEGHTSTVWYAKFSLDGRWVASGAGGDDRTIRLWDVQTGQTLKEFQNQGWVRSVIFTPDGRWLISSSSDSVVRIWDIATATCIRHLQGHSSTVTSLALSSDAQTLASGGQDTTVRIWDIASGQCLNTLRGHPNGVWTVAFHPDKETLISGSNDSMIKLWNVRTGQSVRTLTGYDDGIRTIAFNSKQQLLASGGNDKKLKLWDIQSGECIKTITGHKSWIWSTAFSQDGRILATASSDQTVRLWHVDTGKPLHVLYGHTNLVMSVAFSIDDRLLASGCSDQTVRIWDVETGQCLETLQHPGQIWSVACGVYPDRAAGAGAISHILASGGDDKVVRLWHIPSGKCFKILEGHDSAVWSIAFSPDGQMLASGCHDRTIRLWDVQSGQCLRILTCDGRIWSVRFSADGQQLVSGSDGKTVSLWDVQSGECLVTMVGHIGEIYTATFLENQSMIASSGQDGMIRLWDSQTGDLIKTLRDNRPYEHMNITGITGLTTAQKATLCNLGAIEV, from the coding sequence ATGTCACGATCGCTTAGAGTGGATCAGGTACACATTGGAACCGTAAAAGCAGCGGTTCGGGCTAGATTTCATACTCAACGCGAACTGTCTGAAGAGTTGGGAGTTGCTTTAGCGACGGTTAGTAATTTCCTCAACGGTAAACCGGTCGATCGCGCCATTTTTGAGGAGCTTTGCACAAGGCTATTGCTGCACTGGAAAGATGTTGCTGCCCCGCTGGAGGAATCCTCACCTCCACCTGCGATGCCAGTAACTAACGTCGATCGCCCCGCAACACAGCAGGATTGGGGAGAAGCGCCCGAAGTGTCAACGTTTTACGGTCGCATGGATGAATTGGCGACATTAACCCAGTGGATCACGGTCGATCGCTGTCGCTTAATCGTGATTTTAGGCATGGGCGGCATGGGCAAAACCACCCTAGCCGTGAAGTTGGCGGAACAGATACAGGGTGAATTTGAGTATGTGATTTGGCGATCGTTGCTGAATGCACCGCCGATTGAGGAATTACTCCAAGAACTAATTCAGTTCCTATCCAATCAACAGGAAATCCATCTTCCTGATACTTTAGAAGGGCGACTTTCTCGTCTAATTCAATACCTGAATCAGCATCGCTGTCTTGTTCTGTTAGATAATTTTGAATCTACTTTACAAAGTGGCACTTGCGCGGGTCACTACAATTCAGAATATGAAGGCTATGGTCGTCTATTACAACGCATGAGTGAGTCATCACACCAGAGTTGCGTATTGTTAACCAGTCGTGAAAAACCCAAAGATGTATCGTTTCTAGAAGGTATTGATGCACCCGTTCGATCGCTCCAATTGAAAGGACTAACACAGTCCGAAGGTTGGGAAATTTTCAAGTCAAAAGGATGTTATGGTGCAGACGATCGCGAATTGCAGGAAGTTTTTGAGCATTATGCAGGGAATCCATTAGCACTACGAATTGTTGCATCTGGAATCCAAGAACTTGCAGAGGGTGACATTGCTGAATTGCTGCCCTATTTGCGACAAGGCGAATTTCAATTTGGTGATATCAATGATTTACTCAAACGTCAATTTGAGCGCTTATCGCTAGCAGAACAACAAGTAATGTATTGGCTGGCAATCAATCGTGAGCCAGTTACACTAGCTGAGTTGGAAGCGGATATTGTTTCTGATCTGGTGCGACGACAACTGCTGGATGCAGTGCAATCGCTAATCCGCCGCTGCTTAGTCGAACGTACAACAAAGCAACTCTCGCTTCAGCCGGTTGTCATGGAGTACATAACTTATCAACTTATTGCAGGCGTATGCAACGAGGTCGTTAAACGACAACAAACTCTACTGAGGCACTATGCCTTGCTCAAGGCGCAAAGTAAGGATTATATTCGGCAAGCGCAAATTCGCCTGATCATTCAACCAATTCTCACAGAATTAACAATGAAGTTAGGAAGTATGCAGGCGATCGAGCAGCAGTTCAAAGACTTGTTGGTGATGCTCAGACAGGAAGCCCCTCTGCAACCTGGATATGTTGGCGGTAATGTTTTGAATTTGCTGGGTGAGTTGAACGCTGATTTAAGTGGGCTAGACTGTTCTTCTCTGTGTATTTGGCAAGCCTACTTAATTGATAAAACCCTGCATCAGGTCAATTTTGCTAATGCAGATTTCTCGAAGTCGGTTTTTGCTGATGCGCTGAGTGCTACCTTAGGGCTGGCATTTAGTCCAGATGGACAGTTTTTTGCTGCCGGAAACTCGGACGGCTTGGTGCGAGTTTGGCGAACCACTGATGGACAGAAGCACTTGACCCTTGTGGGACATCACAGTTGGGTCACTTCGGTTTCCTTTAGTCCTAACGGACAGCTTCTAGCAAGCAGCAGTTTTGATCACACTGTTAAGTTGTGGAATTTGACTACTGGACAATGCCTACGCACGCTATCTGGACATACCAATTGGGTCTGGTATGGATGCTTTAGTCCAGATGGGCAAACGCTAGTCAGTAGCAGCGCTGATTGCACTGTGCGACTTTGGAACGCCAAAACTGGTGAGTGTTTACGTGTTTTGGAGGGTCATACAAGCACGGTCTGGTATGCGAAATTTAGTCTGGATGGTCGCTGGGTGGCTAGTGGAGCCGGGGGAGACGATCGAACCATTCGCCTGTGGGACGTGCAAACTGGGCAGACTTTAAAGGAATTTCAAAATCAAGGGTGGGTTCGATCGGTTATCTTCACACCCGATGGACGCTGGTTGATTAGCAGCAGTAGTGATTCTGTTGTCAGAATTTGGGACATTGCTACAGCAACTTGTATCCGTCACCTGCAAGGACATTCTAGTACAGTTACCTCTCTTGCCCTGAGTTCCGATGCTCAAACCCTAGCCAGTGGCGGACAAGACACAACTGTCAGAATTTGGGATATTGCTTCTGGACAATGTCTTAACACTTTACGAGGACATCCAAACGGAGTTTGGACAGTCGCATTCCATCCGGATAAGGAAACGCTAATTAGCGGTAGTAATGACAGCATGATCAAGCTCTGGAATGTCAGAACTGGTCAATCGGTAAGAACCCTAACAGGATATGACGATGGAATTAGAACGATTGCTTTCAACTCTAAGCAGCAACTTTTAGCAAGTGGGGGAAACGACAAGAAATTGAAACTCTGGGATATACAATCGGGTGAATGCATTAAAACAATAACTGGACACAAAAGCTGGATTTGGAGTACAGCTTTTAGTCAAGATGGCCGCATACTGGCCACTGCAAGCAGCGATCAAACAGTTCGACTTTGGCACGTGGACACCGGTAAGCCCTTACATGTTTTGTATGGTCACACTAACCTAGTTATGTCCGTGGCATTCAGCATAGACGATCGACTGTTAGCAAGCGGCTGTAGTGATCAAACCGTGAGAATTTGGGATGTTGAAACAGGGCAGTGTCTGGAAACGCTTCAGCATCCAGGGCAAATCTGGTCGGTGGCTTGTGGTGTTTATCCCGATCGCGCTGCCGGTGCTGGCGCAATATCACACATTTTAGCAAGCGGCGGCGATGATAAAGTTGTACGGTTGTGGCATATTCCATCTGGCAAATGTTTCAAAATCTTGGAAGGTCATGACAGCGCAGTTTGGTCAATTGCTTTCAGCCCAGATGGTCAGATGCTTGCAAGTGGGTGTCACGATCGAACTATTCGCCTATGGGATGTGCAATCGGGTCAATGTTTACGGATTTTAACCTGCGATGGCCGAATTTGGTCTGTACGGTTTAGCGCAGACGGACAACAGTTGGTAAGTGGCAGCGACGGTAAAACCGTATCGTTATGGGATGTTCAATCTGGTGAATGCCTCGTAACTATGGTCGGGCACATAGGTGAGATTTATACTGCAACGTTTTTAGAAAATCAGTCAATGATTGCAAGTAGCGGGCAAGATGGCATGATTAGACTTTGGGACTCACAGACAGGAGACCTCATCAAAACACTACGAGATAACCGCCCCTATGAACATATGAATATTACAGGAATCACCGGGTTAACCACTGCACAAAAAGCAACTTTGTGTAACTTAGGAGCGATCGAAGTATAG